One Bombina bombina isolate aBomBom1 chromosome 5, aBomBom1.pri, whole genome shotgun sequence DNA segment encodes these proteins:
- the SNAI2 gene encoding zinc finger protein SNAI2 gives MPRSFLVKKHFNFSKKPNYGELDNPTVIISPFPYERYPVSVISHPEILTSVAYSPIRVWTGLLSSPLPSDLSPLSLYQPSLGRESPPPQSETSSKDHSGSESPISDEEERIQSKLSDPHAIEAEKFQCNLCNKTYSTFSGLAKHKQLHCDAQSRKSFSCKYCEKEYVSLGALKMHIRTHTLPCVCKICGKAFSRPWLLQGHIRTHTGEKPFSCPHCNRAFADRSNLRAHLQTHSDVKKYQCKNCSKTFSRMSLLHKHEESGCCVTH, from the exons ATGCCACGATCCTTCCTGGTCAAAAAACACTTCAACTTCTCTAAAAAGCCAAATTATGGGGAATTAGATAATCCTACAG tgATTATTTCTCCTTTCCCTTATGAAAGATACCCAGTGTCTGTAATTTCACATCCAGAAATACTCACCTCAGTTGCCTACAGCCCGATTAGAGTTTGGACTGGGCTTCTGTCTTCACCTTTACCCAGTGATTTGTCACCTCTGTCACTCTACCAGCCATCATTAGGAAGAGAAAGTCCCCCTCCACAATCAGAAACCTCATCCAAAGACCACAGCGGCTCAGAAAGTCCAATCAGTGATGAAGAAGAGAGAATCCAGTCTAAACTTTCTGACCCACATGCAATAGAAGCTGAAAAGTTCCAGTGTAATTTATGCAATAAGACCTATTCTACTTTTTCTGGGCTGGCAAAACACAAGCAACTGCACTGCGATGCCCAATCTAGGAAATCTTTTAGCTGCAAATACTGTGAAAAGGAATATGTCAGCCTGGGAGCACTGAAAATGCACATTAGGACGCATACTTTACCTTGTGTCTGCAAAATCTGTGGGAAGGCTTTTTCCAGACCCTGGCTGTTGCAAGGACACATCAGAACACACACTG GAGAAAAGCCTTTTTCATGCCCACATTGCAACAGAGCATTTGCAGACAGGTCTAATTTAAGGGCTCACCTGCAAACCCATTCTGATGTGAAAAAATACCAGTGCAAAAACTGTTCGAAAACCTTCTCCAGAATGTCTCTCCTTCATAAGCATGAGGAATCTGGGTGCTGTGTAACACACTGA